CTCAGTACAGACCGGGTAAGAACCAATAAGCTTACGCTGGTAAGAACCGTCTGCCTGGGCCAGCGCTACCGGCGAATACACCGCGTGGCTGGCACCTTCCCAAGCCTTCATAAAACCGTTGGAAAGGTATTCCTTCTGGTGGAGTTCGTGCGGCAAAGCATATTCCGCCGGAACTTGGTCTTCTGCTACAAAGATTGCCTTAAGGGCTTCTTGCGTGACCGGGGTAACTTCTTTTACTTCCATATTTAACATCTACTGGTTGATTCTATCTACAAGGCGCCAAAGATAAAATTGCTCTGTCACAACGTTTTCAATGTGCTTTTTAAAAACTTAATACTCTAAAGCTTAGCATATTTTGCAGCGGTAATTTAGACCATAATATTTAATATTTGCCAACATTATTAAATAAAAATCAACGCAATAGAAGTATTTGATTCATTTTAACAACATAAACTAATAATTGTTAGCAATTTTTGAATTATACTGTTTAAGCAATTATTAATCGGTTTTATTTGAAATGATGACAATTCAAACTGACTCTTAAGACTTGCTGGCATCAGGTAGGATGCTGTATATAGATTAATAAAGGATACATGGAATCTTGAGTAAAAAAGATAGGGAATGTTGAGATGTGTCAAAAAATCAGGCAGGTACCATAGTTTAGAATAAATAGGCGTTGGCTTCTTGAATTGAAACAGGATTTCCTGAATGCCTAACTGTTCAATTCTAAGCATTGGAATAGGTGCTTAAAGGCGAAATATTCCATTTAAGACTAACCTTTAGGGCTATTTTCTTGAAAACAGGTAGGATTTATGTACGGGAATAGAAAATTCAGAGAAGGGCGTAAAAAAAACTTAATTGCCAACCTTTAACCATTTAACCAGTTTACTTATAGGTTTTACACTGTTTGAGCGTAGAAACTACAATTTTCTTTTCGCTATATCTTGTTTACACTACATAATGCTATTACCCGTATACTTTTGTAAACTTCAATTTATAGAGGGAAAGAGCTTGTGCTTTTCATTTTCATGCTCTTTTGGCTAACTTCGCCGCGAGGCGTCACAACCTAACTAACCACACCTAAATAAGTAGTATGTCTGAATTTGCTGAACTAATTCTGGAGGGCAAATCGTACCAGTTCCCTATTGTAACGGGCACTGAGAACGAGAAAGCCATTGATATTAATGCTTTACGCGCGCAAACCGGTTACATTACCCTTGATTCCGGTTACAAAAACACCGGAGCCACCGAAAGTGCCATCACTTTTCTGGACGGCGAAGAAGGGATTCTTCGGTACCGCGGTTACCCAATTGAGCAATTAGCCGAGAAATCCAGTTTTATTGAGGTTGCTTACCTGTTGATCTACGGCAAACTGCCTACCCAGACAGAACTAGACAGCTTCGCGAATCAGATCAAAGTTCACACGTTGGTGAACGAGGACATGCGCAAGATTTTGGACGGTTTCCCGTACACCGCGCACCCCATGGGTATTCTTTCGGCGTTGGTGAGCTCGCTTACCGCTTTTTACCCAGAGTCTTTGAACCCTAACCAGTCAAAGGAGGAAGTAGACCTTTCCATTATTAGATTAATGGCCAAGCTGTCTACCATTGCTGCCTGGTCTTACAAAAACTCAGTAGGGCACCCGGTAAACTACCCTAAAAACAAACTGGATTATTGCTCTAACTTCCTGCACATGATGTTCGCGTTCCCAACCGAGGAATATGAACTGAACCCAGTGGTAGTAGATGCCCTGAATAAACTTCTTATCCTGCACGCCGACCATGAGCAGAACTGCTCTACCTCTACCGTACGTCTAGTAGGATCAGCCAACGCCAGCCTTTACTCTTCGGTTTCTGCCGGTATCAGTGCCCTTTGGGGACCGCTTCACGGTGGTGCCAACCAGGCGGTAATTGAAATGCTGGAAGCGATCAAAGCCGATGGCGGAGATTCTAAGAAATACATTGAGAAGGCAAAGGACAAAAACGATCCGTTCCGTCTAATGGGCTTCGGGCACCGCGTGTACAAGAACTTTGACCCACGCGCTACCATTATCAAGAAAACCGCAGATGAGGTATTAAAGGCTTTGGGCATCAATGACCCTATCCTGAACATTGCCATGGAACTGGAGGC
This Rufibacter radiotolerans DNA region includes the following protein-coding sequences:
- a CDS encoding citrate synthase encodes the protein MSEFAELILEGKSYQFPIVTGTENEKAIDINALRAQTGYITLDSGYKNTGATESAITFLDGEEGILRYRGYPIEQLAEKSSFIEVAYLLIYGKLPTQTELDSFANQIKVHTLVNEDMRKILDGFPYTAHPMGILSALVSSLTAFYPESLNPNQSKEEVDLSIIRLMAKLSTIAAWSYKNSVGHPVNYPKNKLDYCSNFLHMMFAFPTEEYELNPVVVDALNKLLILHADHEQNCSTSTVRLVGSANASLYSSVSAGISALWGPLHGGANQAVIEMLEAIKADGGDSKKYIEKAKDKNDPFRLMGFGHRVYKNFDPRATIIKKTADEVLKALGINDPILNIAMELEAAALTDPYFVERKLYPNVDFYSGIIYRAIGIPTEMFTVMFALGRLPGWIAQWKEMREAKEPIGRPRQIYTGATERDYTSINER